In Zingiber officinale cultivar Zhangliang chromosome 9B, Zo_v1.1, whole genome shotgun sequence, the genomic window TTAAAatctggctatgaagcaccaaagacaacgaatggagaagaactcgatctacgcctctggaacaagaagcaatgtgacgagtttatggcaaacggGCGAGCTGAATTCcatcttctaaccgtaatacGAAAAGAAGATCTCAatagagtcggagagtacaaaaatgcaaaagaactttgggaaaagttcttgaagatctacgaAGAACCAGCCGATGTCGAGGATGAATCCAACACCGATTCATCGCCAGAAGAGTCCGAGAACGAGGAAACTGCTGAGACAACCGAACTCTATCCCGAAGCTAcaaaaagctcatcccagatgagcatcaatgaagggggagagacttcagAAGAAAGTAACTCGTTAGGAGGAGAATCAACCGCTGACAAagtaagtaaggtatgacctcGAACCTCTGAACAattggttcaattaatcaaattacctgaagatttttgcgaataaaaaattgaatcatcgaaagaatttttcgaattacaaaatgttttgacgaaagattcttgcgaatcacaaagtattttttcgaaaactttttccggatctaaaaatttttccgaattacaaattatctcgatgaaagagtttttcgaatcACAAAATGATTGTCAAAAGATTCTTACAAGTTACAAAATATTTGGTCGAGCGAATCTTGCAAATTACGAAATATTTTCTCGaacaaagtttgcaaattagagagattatcgaaagagtttttcagaTTAGAAAACCTTCTGTCGAATAAATTACGAAATATTTTTTTGaacaaagtttgcaaattagagatattattgaaagagtttttcggagtagtaaatctattatccacataatgttgcaaattaaaatttatgttgtcaaaatacttttgcaaattacaaaatattttgtcgaacgaagtttgcaaatcagaaggattgtcgaaaaactttatcaagtttatattatcaaaatatctttgcgaattaggaattcaaaatacaatagaaaatgacatgttataatttgtacaaatttctacatgctcaaagtttcttgcttcaaagttaagaaattatgataaaataaaatgaaaatttaaaattttctgataaaaacattagaatatataaataaataaatgcatagaaaatttcttttcatgttatcaattctcttaaattttcttgcataaacttttcagcttagaaagtttttttatgacaaatacttgaaattttttttcaaaagttatttcttgacttagaaattttccttgacttggaaatattttccttgaaaatcattgatatatatttttaacccttagattctttttgtaccacatttttattgtgatcaaagggggagaaggggaagtataagtctaaggggaggtagaaaattgaaaattaaaatttgtaatggttgaaatttttttttttttatcatgttgcatgttattgcaataaattttttaatttcatatctatttttgaccctagcttaacttgggttgatcacaccaaaaagggggagattgttggaaccccaaggttattttggtgtgatcaacaatttaagttaggtcctgtttgtttctaaccttgtgtctaagtgtgcaggagcttaggaacacaggtagtcgagcggaagacgcagctagcgagaaggacgacagtccgagggacgaggtgctgcggaagagtaccccgatggacgagaaggaagcgtgcggtggttccgagggacaaaagccggagcggaagattgctcgaggagcaagagacgtagctagcgagaaggtcggcacgcggtgcgaccgagggacgaaaactgcggatgagtacgctggtggacgagaaggaaacacgcaacaattccgagggacgagaagccggagcggaaggctgctcgagaagaccggaagttggattcgggtgagcccttttccggatggcagagatcacctaagtgagcggatccggagaagaagaaccggaccgaggcgggactgaaccatagaagaggtcccggacgaaaaagtcaacgcatgttgactttgggctctggggcgcccggagccctccggggcgcccggaacccttccgggcgcctggaccagtaaAGTTGACCAGAACACGTCTTTCGcattctggacgttgggggataaagttttatccccccaagggcgcccggaacccttccaggcgccccgaccaaggctataaatataaccttggtccagaagcttttcaatgaactctgaattgtaattccaaacatttgtgcgcttctgttctagtttagcttctgttttctgcgctacattgttgtacgaggcttctccgcccgaaggagatttttagtgagcttaatcttccttggattaacaaccacatcggttgtaaccaagtaaaccttttgtaactcgctttttctttatgcttttaatttatcagcttactttattatttatgcaagtgttagtttaaagagttcgaggagggtttgtgtttttgattttacagggttattcaacccccccttctagccggcccaacggtcctacacccgTGCTTGATCGGTCTTTGCTTACCAAACTCATATGCTCAAGTGACCTTGCCACGCTCCAGACCGCCTAAGGTTAAACTTTCTTTACACCGGGTTGATCCTTTATATTCGACCGACCATATATACTCGGTCGGTCTTTTATATTCGATCGGTCTTCGTCTGTCGGTCCTATATGCTCCACAGATCTACTGTACTTGACCGGTCTCTGGAGCTCGGCAAATCATGCCTTGTCGGTCAAAGTTAATCAGTTGGGCTTATATAAACCTTCTTGCCCGGTCGCTCCTCCCTCGGTCGGCCCTTGCCCGCTAAACTTATATGCTCGATCGGTTTAGTACGTTCGACCGATCTCTATCTGTTATACGTGTAGCGACCCCCTTACCGAGTCAAACCTTTTCCGGGCGGCCCCTCATCTCGCCCTTTTCAGCtttccttgtccttgttgcctacTTTCCTTCTCCTACAAAGGGTCCACTCATCGTAACCCATATCAGTATACATGGAGTTCATTTCAGatttcatggcttctagccatttctcagaatcatttGAAGCAATTACTTCCTCGTAAGTCGACGATTCATCATCTTCGATGAGTAACACTTTCTCATCATCTTCTATTTGGCTCTTGATGTACTCTTGTAGACTTACATTGATCTTGCATTTCTTGAGCGGTCTCAGATGAAGGAGACACTTGTACTTGTGGCATTGTCTCATTATCCAACTGTTCATCTTTCAATCTATCTGTAGgtctataatttcttcaagacttactttactcacactactttctttagaaataaactcTCTTTCCAAGAAAGGAGCATATTGGACAATAATAATTTTGTACTCACTTGagagataaaaataatatcccatTATAGCTTTGGGATAACTTATAAACATACATTTTATGGATCTTATTGTAAGCTTAAtagaattttcattcttcacATAAGTATCACAACCTCATATCTTAAGGTAAGACAAATTAAAGGGagatatatttattataatagagtaagatttaatttttagcaTATATATATCCTTGAGAAAAAAATTCCTTCCAACCCTTAATTACTTGACGGTCGATTATAAGTTACCCGATAATTTATCTCCTTTCACATAATCTAGGGACGGATTGTAAGTGGTGTCTGGAATGCGCATAATCACCTATGCTACAAGGATTACCAAAAAAATCAAACAAGAATACAAGATTCAAATCTCAATTGCGATGCAttacaaagatttttttttttttcctatagtGAGAAACGAGCATAAGAACATTGACCGTCTGAATGAATCTCCACGAGCACTTTTCGATTTCTctttaatattttgatttttttttggttatctacgttttatatttttctttattgcaTAAGACATAAGAATCGCTGTAATTTTTTGAACAGAAAAATCTTATTGATCTTGCTGACCCTCAAACAAAGATCTACGTTCACACTTCACAGTCCTACGTTTTAGAAAATCTATTTCCTATGTTCATTCGGCACCACTCATTTTTTTATATGTATATGAAAAAAAGACTTTTCGaccaaaaaacaaaagaaaaaaaacagaaTTAACGATTATCCTTTGTTGATTAATCATCGATAGAAGAAATTTCATTTTAGCGTTATTGACCGGCGATTAAAGAAATACAATGCATCTGAATTCATTAAACGCTTTGACCATCTGCATCACACACAGTCAGCTTCGAATAACAAATTAACCAGTATCATACGCCAAATTTGTCGGATTATAATTTTATTCCGTGTGAAGTTAAGGTTCTCTCCGATTATATTTGGACGACAGCATTTGGTTCGTCGTTAAATAAACCTCTTCTCTTTCTTTGGTTCAGTTTATCTTGCTCTGGGGACATGGCAAAACTAAGGGGGGCATCCATGGCTTCCCACTGCATTTCCATCCTTGGCTTCCTCCTAAATTCCCTCCTACTCATCCAGGCGTCGCCTCTTTCGGAAACAGATATCCTGCTTTACGATCGATGCGGCAAGAGGAAATTTGACTGCGGCAACAGCAGTGTGGATGTTTCCTACCCATTCCTGACCTTGGATAGTCCTGATGCTTGTGGCCACCCAACCTTTGTACTCAATTGCAACCCTTCTCAGTCCTCCATAACCATTCTCGTAGGCAATACAACCTACCAAGTCATAGATGCCATTAATTACTCGGACCAGAGCCTCACCCTTGCCGATCGGAGTTTCTTTGACGAACCTTGCGTCCGGCCGTCGCACAATACCACTTTCGATCAGTCACTCTTCAACTACACCGCTCTCGACGATCTCCAAGTGACCTTCTTCTTCAATTGCTCCGCCGCTAATACATCCCAGCAGCTGTTTAGCAGCACGTGTGCTGCTGCTTATGGCGGCCCCGTGTACTATTGGCCTAACACTAGCTTGCCTGGGAGGTCAAGCGCGTGCGGTAGCAGTGTGGTGGTTCGGATGGATAGGACGACGGTGGATCGAATGAAGGCCAAAGAGATAAACTATGCGCAGGCGCTTCGGGTGGGGTTCCGAGTCGGATGGACGGGGGTTGTCTCGCAGAACTGCCGCAATTGCATCCACTCCGGCGGCGTTTGTGGGCACAACAACTCCATGCAGGTTTGCTTCTGTTCCAATGGTTTGGCCGCGGATGGTGCTTGCAACCCCCCAAAAGGTATGGTaacattttgagttttggatTCTGCTCTGTATAATATTAAGACGAACATGTCAAAGTAGGATGCTTACTTTTGACccaaattaaagaattaaatcaAACTGTACTAGGGGTAAATAAACTCATTCGTTGTGGCAAAAAGCCGGCTCGCCCCTGGCGtctccgtcaatccgtcccaaaACCAATACgaaagaggtaaatcatggacggctactaacctttggaatagtgactagcacataaatgaggtatttacctcgactttgccgagattcaaaccccagacttcattgtgacaacacctcatgcgctaaccactaAACTCATCCGAGGGGACTAAATGAGCTCATTCGTAAACTGCTCATGAATGGCTCGATCAAAACTTGATTTTAGCTCGAAATTGACCGAGCTTAAATCAAGCTCAAGCCTAATTATAAATAAAAGGTTTTAGCTAGTTGAtctcgtccggaagctgagtcggatgaaggcgaaCCTTGTTGTGTGgaaagttgacggagagtcgttgaaGCGCTGGATCTACAGGGTATCCTCCTGGAAAGGTTCACACGGGCGGCCGAAGGCGATagatgaccaggacgatgacactgttgctctgcgcacactcagacgaatccaccagtcgttagagaccagaaaccaggaaaaaagttctcgggtcaggccctccgatgctcaagtcacgTACTTTTCCCCCAGAAATCAcatagaaaggacgaaaagtaaaaacTAGTgaaaaatgacgagtgagcgtacctacaTAAGGGACAAGACATTCCTTTTTATACTCaacggaagtttctgggtctgacgggtgtcaaggaatgtcggctgtcaggctttgtctggcggtgattgaCACGTGGCTCTTCTTAATAGACTGGCGGCAAAACCGAAGGTGTATTGAGCCCTGCCTGtgagaatattctctgacatgctgattattctctgacattctctgacaagtggttacgattccttggcttgttCGTCTTGTAGCGTCTGGACGTCGGGTCTGCCTTCTGAGATCTATACTCACCCTGCCCGTCGGGTCTGTGCCAGAtctctgatccttggcttggatgtcccgacctgcacgctaggtctatgtcagacctctgatccttggcttggatgtcccgacttGCACACCaagtctgtgtccagacctgtgatccttggcttggatgtcccgacctgcgcgCTGGGTCTGTGCCAGACTTTTGATCCTTGGTTTGGATGTACCGACCTACACgctgggtctgtgtccagacctgtgatcgcttggatgtcccgacctgcacgccaagtctatgtccagacctgtgatccttgacttggatgtcccgacctgcgcgTTGGGTCTGTGGCTGGGATGtatcgacctgcacgctgggtctgtgtccagacctgtgatccttggcttggatgtacCGACCTGCATGTGGGGTCTATGTCTAGACCCGTTTACAGACCCGTTTACTTGTAGTCTCAGTCCCCAGCTGTACCTAGTCCGCGGGGCCGTTTATTACTCAATATCAGGGTTGGTCTTATAACCCCTCTTTTGACCGTCCCATCCGCTGAGACTTTGATTTTGGTCACGTAAGCTTGACTCTTGACCTCTCTGTTATCCCTGTCAGTTTGACTGCTGACCGGCCACGAagacttgacttttgacctccttgCTGTCCATGTCAGTTTGACTGATGATCGACCACggaagcttgacttttgaccttcctgGCCTTCATATCAAtttgacttctgaccctcttgtAATCTTGACTCATAGCCACATCATTCTATCAATTCTAcaaatcatgcaccgtatcactagCCAAACAACAAAACGATTTCACAGGAAATATATATCCATAGAGCATAGAGTTACGTTTTTCCATTCCTTTAAGACGAGGGCCGAGGCCTCTTGCTGTTAGTGTCGATACACGGAGCATTACCGCAAATATGATTAATAAAACATTCCTTCTGTCCCACGCGACCTCTGGGCCTGTACTGATACCATCTACTTCTGCACTAAGCACCACTGTGGCCTCCAAAGCCTTCTTTGTATGAACACCAAACGGCCGTCTCTCTTTAATTAAGCTTCCATGAACTGGGTGTGTGAGAGGTATTTTTCGAACCCACAATTTAACTATTGATCATTTCCCAAGTAATTATGGTCATACTTCGACGTTAAGCGCAGCAAGGATTTTCACTTAACGCATCAATTTGTCACTAATGGTCAATTATTGTGCTACTGCAGGAACGCAGACAACTTGGAGGATTTTGCAAGGTAAGGAACTCATTTTAGGTATTCCATGTTTGACTCGGTTTCTCGAAGTCTTATGAACAGTAGGTTTtgattaattataaataaatatgcTTTTGCTGATGAAAAAAATACATTCTAGTTTTATTTGTAGGAGCGACGGGCTGCGTAACCTGCCTACTTTTATTTCACACCTATAGACAGACAAAGAACGGAACAGGTAGAAACACACAGAGCATAGAAGACATTTTTGATGCTTACGGATCCCTGGCCCCAAGAAGATACAAGTATTCAGATATGAAAAAGTTAACCAATTGTTTTCGCGAGAAACTGGGGAAAGGTGGATATGGAACTGTGTACAAAGGTAAACTTGAAGATGGGCGTTTGGTGGCTGTGAAGGTCCTAAAAAAATCCCAAGAAAATGGAGCAGACTTCATCAACGAAGTTGCAAGCATTGGGAGAACCTCCCATGTCAATGTTGTCAGCCTACTTGGCTATAGCCATGATGGTCACAGAAGAGCTCTGGTCTATGAATACATGGCCAATGGATCTTTAGATAAGTACATCTATTCAGATAATCCCAAAGCATTACTCGCTTGGGACAAACTCTACCAAATAGCACATGGCATTGCTCGAGGTTTAGAATATCTGCATCAAGATTGCAACACTCGCATAGTTCATTTCGATATAAAACCTCACAACATCTTACTCGATGATGAATTCTGCCCCAAGATTTCAGACTTCGGATTAGCTAAATTGTGTCCACATAAGCGAAGTGCTATTTCTATGGCAGATGCAAGAGGAACAATAGGTTATATTGCGCCTGAAGTGTTCTCGAGGAACTTTGGTGTAGTTTCAACAAAATCTGATGTGTACAGTTATGGGACGATGGTGTTGGAAATGGTTGGAGGAAGAAAGAATGTTAAAGCTCATTTAGATGAGAGTAGTGAGGTATACTTTCCTCACTGGGTTTATGAACATCTTGATCAAGGCGAAGACTTGAAACCTCTTGGTGTGACACCAGAAACAGAGGAAATTGCCAAGAAGATGATATTGGTAGGATTGTGGTGCATACAAATTCCACCAAAGGATCGACCATCAATAAGTAGAGTTGTAGAAATGTTAGAAGGAAGAACCAGTGACATGGAAATGCCACCAAAGCCTTGTTTTTCTTCTATTGGGCGATCGGTCGACCAACTTCCTTTGCAAACATTTAGTGATTCATCTTTGATGCTgtgtgaatgaaaaaaaaaaaaatcatgttgcTCTTTGTTCTTCATTTAATGTTATAGAGATAAACAAAAGTATTTTGATACAAACTATCTACCAATTAGTTTAGGCATTTATTTTTAGATGATGACTAGTATGGACATAGAGCACGAAGTTGATGTACCCATAGGGTAATGCATAACTAGCAATGATTTTGTGGAGCTAGGTTAAAGGAAGGGGATGGAACAATTGTTAGATGGTTAGAGTATCTTATCTTTAGAGATAAACAACAGCACAAACTTTTTGTACGACATATGTttacttattttgaaatatttttgatgaTTTTGGCAGATTTAAATAGAATTATGAGAGTTGATGTTCCTTTTAGAAGAACCAAATATATATAGTATAATGCTGAACAAAGTGTGGTTATTTAGTTTTGTGATGGCAAATCCAATCGAATCAATTATAATGATCCTGTGACGGTAAATATATTAGGCGTGtggtgaaaattttaaattagatcaacgtactttaaaatttaattgtttTTTCATATAGGAGAATTAGTTGGATTTTTTATTATTTGTAAGTAAATTATTAGTTTTAGTAATTTTCAGGATTTTttatatttaagatatttttgatGATTTTCATCTTTAAGTTATGATTTTGAGCCTATATATATCTATGAGTGTCTATTTAGTTTGAGCCTATAtataactcttttttttttttttttggtaaaatgaAGAGATGACCATTTCTCTTTATTTGTTGATATTTCATGCCTTATTCTTCCATAATCCCTCTCTAACTTCATCCACAGTATGATAACTATTCTATAAACGACATGAGTTGGTATTAGAGTCTATCAAATCCAATTGATGGTCGTCGTGGTCGCAATAGGTAAGTTTAAATTGAGAAAGCTGGACACCGTGATCGTAAAGTTCAGGAATGATGGAGGATTTATAAAATTATCCCATCGTATAGCGATGTAAGATCCTAAAGGTTGTAAGTGTTGGTACAgtttgtactaacggtctaatttaggttttgatgaatgacaagtgagttaagttaggtgtctttgtgatctaagtattttaccaagtgtgcaggagttgacggatCTGACGGATCTgataccaggctgaaatccagctaggtccgcagGATCGGATAgatggtgcgaagtccagataggtcaacaggtCGACCTGATATATGGtggaaagtccagttgggtctgcaggACCAGATAACCAGCAAAAGTCTAGTTGgatctgcggacctgacaactgacaTGAAAACCTAGTGGGTCAAGAGGTTAGTCAACTAATTGcaagttggtaagtaaaggtaagtcactgaaggagagtgactcggtgaggacgCGCCCTAGTTGAGGGACAatatgttggatcgtgaaagtcaatagaggaaggggggtgaatatcgatcgaaaaaCGTTCGTAGAGATTACACAGCGGAAAAGAATAAAAGCAATGCTAAAaaatcaatttacttggttcgaagtcttggtcgactcctactccaaggcccgcactcgtcgagtgctttcgttgggcaatccactagcaatttgaaaAGATGATTACAAATTTAGAGTACAAGAATGCTAAGTAAATGAAATACCAACAACaattaaggaaaaagaaaacaacacattgtcggagaagctttgtagtgtcgcaggagcacaacatTGTATAGCAAGAGTTGAAAGATGTAGTTGTGAGTTGTTCTTTGCTctagggctcaccctccttatataaaaggctccgggcgctcggatcccttccgggcacctggagtgtgacgtaacctAGCCAACCATAGAGCTCCACGTGGTAAAGCGACGAGGAGGATAAAGTTtacactccgggcgcccggaccccattttccagcagcttcaactccctacaagaaaatgttagtccgaagcACAATGTAAATTatattaccctacaaaataaagtgttagcacagttataataattaaatagagtattaattagattccgtcttaccgagaccgaaatctagtcaagatctcaacttagagttccgaaatgattctaagttggatcgacgcctaagtttcctaaccgggaatgcgtcctctgttagagtgtatactaaaagtctagcttttggtataaacatttatctagaaataagaatcacattggtcaaataactacatttatgataaaagtagttgttcaattaatttatattgtagataacatagtgtgtggtgtcacacacagaagatcatgttatcagtaccttataaattataaacagtagctcacgaccaaaatggaaaggaacaaaccattagaaggtcgtagtgtaattaggtatcagtttatcttgactgtataattacactagtacacttagagtgtattgagtaggaccatttgaggtcgtttcttttatactgattttataaagaaacaaagacctcggttattatggaagtgtgtgctcttaatcctaatataataacaagcacatatatttggtatttatttctttaatttatcaatgggtgagatttagttcgatgaatcaataagcccgataagttgggaaatgatatcacttatagtgtgtgttgttgattatagaaggaaactgtgtcctagagatactaggttgataatgtcctcaagaggagctcataaggattgtcatgttaaaccctgcaggtggacctagtccgacatgatgataaggttgagtggtactactcttggactaagatattaattaaatgagtcgtcagtaactcacttaattagtggacattcgatatcttaaacacagggagactagcacactcatgataagaaggagcccaaaatgtaatttgggattggtgcggtagttcaataatagttctctagtggaatgaattattattgataaaattaagttgtgtgttcggggcgagcacgggatgcttaattttatcgggaggctaaaaccaattcctcctctcggtccctatcgtagcctcttgtatatagagatttatacccaccacatacccaccttcttacccaaccaataggggccaagctaagcttgaagctcgagCTTAGGGCCgcagcctaaaggttggccttaaggtggtcagccatagcttggagcccaagcttgggtggccggccacatcataaaaagatttttattaaaattatttcttatgtggatatcatagttttaaaagagagtttaaaattaaatctttccttttaaaagctttctacaaaagattaagaaaagatttgaaatctttccttatttgtagattgaaaggagattttatttttaagaaaaactttcctttttaaccatgataataatttaaaagagaagtttaaaaattaaatattctcttttattagtttctacaaaagattaagaaaagatttgatatctttccttatttgtagattgaaaagagattttaatttttagagataactttccttttggaaattatccacatgtttaaaagaagaattttaatttataaaatttcctttttattaaccaccatgaagggaaaattattggagaaattttttataaatttctggagacaaattaggaagttttaattaattaaaactctccttgtttatagcttgatggtggccggccatgtaaattgagaataggaaaattgtttttaattaaataaaattttctttttcatggcaaaagaattaaggaagtttttaattaaatttccttatttgccaagaccaaggattataaaagagggggtagaggtgccttcatgggtgatcaactctattattcttctcctctcttttcctccttggtggtcggccctagcttctttctcttttcttcttcttatggccggcgacaacctctcttggagctcttgatggtggccggttctagctaggagaagaaggagagaaaggtggttttgtttcttgcatcccttggagcttggtggtggtggccggacctctacttctcttggagaattgtggtggccgaaacttgcaaggaagaagaaggtgcttggtggttctcatctcggaagatcgttgcccacacaacgtccgaggttagaagaggaatacggtagaagatcaagaggtctttttagaaggtataactagtaatttttcctttccgcatcatgctagttatttatggaaataataccaaatacaagaggcttacgattctagtatttcgaatatgtttttcgaagttgtgttcttttatttttcttttccttgtgatttgattgttctttttggttgacctaaagttattttaggaaattaaatattagctttccataaaaggttttgtctagtcggtggtggttgttcccatatccaagaaggccatgtgcctcgccacgtcagtactgggaaccaattatggaaattaatatttaatggaattaataacttaggtgatttggatcaaacgtgttaagttccgcaggagatccaagtctaaaccttaaagaacaaatagattaagttttggatcaaacgtgttaagttccgcaggcgatccaaaatttaatttaaaagaacacatggtagctaggaaaaggttcagacctttgtacaaaatttttgtacagtggaacctctaggttttccgagtagcaaccaacatcctcaccaagtcactcccctccagtgacttaccttaatttacctgccagacgtccggtcagcccgtcgacccgtctggactttatgccagctatcagatcagcccgtcgacctagctggacttcgtgccagacatccggtcatcccgtcgaccagtctgagcttctcctgcacacttagttaaagtgtttagatcacaatgaaactaacttaacctactttgtcattcatcaaaatctggattagaccgttagtgctaaccgtaccaacaatctttccctttttgatgcaatgacaacctaggttaagttagtgaaaacatatgcaaaagTAAGTAATCACTTAAGATGATTTTtaggttagggtttagggtttgatattttgtattttatttgtta contains:
- the LOC122025773 gene encoding LEAF RUST 10 DISEASE-RESISTANCE LOCUS RECEPTOR-LIKE PROTEIN KINASE-like 2.1 → MAKLRGASMASHCISILGFLLNSLLLIQASPLSETDILLYDRCGKRKFDCGNSSVDVSYPFLTLDSPDACGHPTFVLNCNPSQSSITILVGNTTYQVIDAINYSDQSLTLADRSFFDEPCVRPSHNTTFDQSLFNYTALDDLQVTFFFNCSAANTSQQLFSSTCAAAYGGPVYYWPNTSLPGRSSACGSSVVVRMDRTTVDRMKAKEINYAQALRVGFRVGWTGVVSQNCRNCIHSGGVCGHNNSMQVCFCSNGLAADGACNPPKGTQTTWRILQVLFVGATGCVTCLLLFHTYRQTKNGTGRNTQSIEDIFDAYGSLAPRRYKYSDMKKLTNCFREKLGKGGYGTVYKGKLEDGRLVAVKVLKKSQENGADFINEVASIGRTSHVNVVSLLGYSHDGHRRALVYEYMANGSLDKYIYSDNPKALLAWDKLYQIAHGIARGLEYLHQDCNTRIVHFDIKPHNILLDDEFCPKISDFGLAKLCPHKRSAISMADARGTIGYIAPEVFSRNFGVVSTKSDVYSYGTMVLEMVGGRKNVKAHLDESSEVYFPHWVYEHLDQGEDLKPLGVTPETEEIAKKMILVGLWCIQIPPKDRPSISRVVEMLEGRTSDMEMPPKPCFSSIGRSVDQLPLQTFSDSSLMLCE